One genomic region from Terasakiella sp. SH-1 encodes:
- a CDS encoding Wzz/FepE/Etk N-terminal domain-containing protein: MMRKELVRHIAIILWAAWRRRYLICMPILIMPFLGLAVGILSPKKYETYTTILIQETAKQNPFLEDLAVATNLKSRMEALNALLHSRHILTEVAFKLGLINKEMDETQRRREIAQLSKALRSRLVGEDLIKITYTSNTPKGMAETLQLVSLRFVERVIAPQRSSIMQSETFLQSELEKRRTDLNEAEAQLAEYKSKFASELPELHSANVTRLSHLRALLAERRTALEGARAEEQKVRERLSLTNPVVGKIEEAIVELMAELTTLRARYTDRHTRIQAALRRLKALENERTKVMSQTPKLEGQNLDRLWNMATSNGFQNQNGVQPLLVSQLERLQDAQNKNDRLEEEITSLERELETLSEKVNGFGEHERRLNELHREIEVRRKIYADLAERHQLARVTGALGKSEESERVKLIDPPFTPLAPSNLPLIFFVAAGVIGGICFGIGLAFIIEMIDTSVRRKDTLSQIINAPVFIRIPPLKE, encoded by the coding sequence ATGATGCGTAAAGAACTTGTTCGTCATATTGCCATCATTTTATGGGCGGCCTGGAGACGTAGATATCTGATCTGCATGCCTATCCTGATCATGCCATTTTTAGGATTGGCCGTTGGTATTTTGTCCCCCAAGAAATATGAAACCTACACCACCATTCTTATTCAGGAAACCGCCAAGCAAAACCCGTTTTTGGAAGATTTGGCTGTGGCGACCAACTTGAAATCCCGAATGGAAGCTTTGAATGCCTTGCTCCACAGCCGCCATATCCTGACCGAGGTTGCCTTCAAGCTGGGGCTGATTAACAAGGAAATGGATGAAACCCAGCGCCGCCGTGAAATTGCCCAACTTTCAAAAGCCCTAAGAAGCCGCTTGGTTGGCGAAGACCTGATTAAAATCACCTATACCTCCAATACCCCCAAAGGGATGGCAGAAACACTCCAACTGGTCAGTCTGCGCTTTGTAGAACGGGTCATCGCCCCACAGCGTTCGTCCATTATGCAATCTGAAACTTTTCTACAAAGCGAACTTGAAAAACGTCGTACTGACCTGAATGAAGCAGAAGCCCAACTCGCCGAATATAAAAGCAAATTCGCCAGTGAATTACCCGAACTTCACAGCGCAAATGTCACACGTTTAAGTCATCTTCGCGCCCTTTTGGCAGAACGACGCACGGCCTTGGAAGGGGCACGGGCCGAAGAACAAAAGGTGCGTGAACGCTTATCCCTCACCAATCCGGTTGTGGGAAAGATTGAGGAAGCCATCGTTGAATTGATGGCGGAACTCACCACCTTGCGCGCACGCTATACAGATCGCCATACCAGAATCCAAGCGGCCCTTCGTCGCCTTAAGGCCCTGGAAAACGAACGCACAAAAGTCATGAGTCAAACTCCTAAACTGGAGGGACAGAATCTTGACCGTCTGTGGAATATGGCGACCTCCAACGGCTTTCAAAATCAAAATGGCGTACAACCCCTTCTCGTTTCCCAACTGGAACGCCTACAAGATGCCCAAAACAAAAATGATCGGTTGGAAGAAGAAATCACCAGCCTTGAAAGAGAACTTGAAACGTTAAGCGAAAAAGTCAACGGCTTTGGTGAACATGAACGGCGCCTCAATGAACTGCACCGTGAAATTGAAGTACGCCGTAAAATTTATGCAGACCTGGCCGAACGCCATCAATTAGCCCGCGTCACAGGCGCTTTGGGGAAGTCTGAGGAAAGTGAGCGGGTGAAGCTCATTGACCCGCCTTTCACCCCATTGGCCCCCAGTAACCTGCCGCTTATTTTCTTTGTCGCAGCAGGGGTTATCGGTGGGATTTGTTTTGGGATTGGTCTCGCTTTCATCATTGAAATGATCGACACATCAGTGCGACGCAAAGACACCCTATCGCAAATTATCAACGCCCCTGTTTTCATCCGTATCCCCCCCTTGAAGGAATGA
- a CDS encoding glycosyltransferase yields the protein MTKTVLQIVQHLKPGGIETMALDLQQHLGNCHVHIVSLEGTKTQALRNWPRLKTRKEQLHFLNKKPGFSLTTVFKLMGLMKKLKVDAVHTHHIGPLTYGGTAARLCRIKHLVHTEHDAWHLENTRAAKLEGRLLRHLKPELVADCMLVAQKLQKLTKTAVPYVIYNGIDTQRFCPATQHEKVNARRHFSLPQGVPLVGCAARLEEVKGISYLIAAMSYMPENTYLAIAGEGSFMERLQRQASFNHCENRILFLGRLEQMDLFYKAIDVFCLPSLNEGFPLSPLEAQACNVPAVITDVGGAKETLCPKTGSLIQPYNAHELKTALEKKLFCINKSSSSDFVKSRADIRLMTTAYAKLLEV from the coding sequence ATGACAAAAACCGTTTTACAAATCGTCCAGCATCTTAAACCCGGTGGCATTGAAACCATGGCTTTGGACCTGCAACAGCATTTGGGTAACTGCCATGTTCATATTGTCAGCCTTGAAGGTACAAAAACGCAAGCCTTGCGCAACTGGCCCCGTTTAAAAACACGCAAAGAGCAGCTACATTTTCTCAATAAAAAACCGGGTTTCAGTCTTACGACAGTTTTTAAACTGATGGGGCTGATGAAAAAGCTAAAGGTCGATGCGGTTCACACCCATCATATTGGCCCCTTAACCTATGGTGGGACAGCCGCCCGGCTTTGTCGGATCAAACATCTGGTGCATACTGAACATGACGCCTGGCATTTGGAGAATACCAGAGCCGCCAAACTGGAAGGCCGGTTGCTGCGTCACCTAAAACCCGAACTGGTTGCCGACTGCATGCTTGTTGCTCAAAAGCTGCAAAAACTCACAAAAACAGCAGTTCCTTATGTCATCTACAATGGCATTGACACCCAACGTTTTTGCCCAGCGACACAACATGAAAAAGTCAACGCTCGCCGCCACTTTAGCCTTCCCCAAGGTGTGCCCCTCGTCGGCTGTGCCGCACGCCTGGAGGAAGTCAAAGGTATTTCCTACCTGATCGCAGCCATGTCTTACATGCCGGAAAACACCTATCTTGCCATTGCCGGTGAAGGCAGTTTTATGGAACGACTGCAACGTCAAGCCAGTTTCAACCATTGTGAAAATCGTATCTTGTTCCTGGGTCGTCTGGAGCAAATGGACCTTTTTTATAAGGCTATTGATGTCTTCTGCCTCCCCTCCCTAAACGAGGGTTTCCCTCTCTCCCCACTAGAAGCACAAGCCTGCAACGTACCAGCCGTTATTACAGATGTCGGCGGGGCTAAAGAAACACTTTGTCCCAAAACAGGTAGCCTCATCCAACCTTACAACGCCCATGAACTTAAAACCGCCCTGGAAAAGAAACTTTTTTGCATCAACAAATCTTCTTCCAGCGATTTTGTAAAATCTCGTGCTGATATTCGTTTAATGACAACAGCTTATGCCAAGCTGCTTGAGGTTTAG
- a CDS encoding glycosyltransferase family 2 protein, with amino-acid sequence MLDLSILILSALALYHHGVFPLILKMVRPQKSPFERKEIDWPKITLIVPVYNEENTIAEKIINTACLDYPADKLKLLIACDGCTDQSVETARHTLDMAEAANLNANILDFKENRGKVAALNDAIAQTNGDLIALSDCSSILSLDAIKRMARHFDDPHIGVVGGTYQFAQCGDPAEQNYWTYQRAIKKGEAHFGAPMGMHGAFYGFRKSLSRPLAAYIINDDFILPMKIVAQGYRAIYDEKICAVETEQTTEQMNWKRRVRISAGNVQQALLCADLLNPKSPGIAFCFFSGKFLRAWMPFILLSVFLLSGFAALEHTFYLAFFSLQLTGLGVISLPILKSKLILTLRYIIVGHLAGLVGALKYLLGLEKGAWKRACS; translated from the coding sequence ATGCTTGATCTTTCCATTCTCATATTATCTGCCTTGGCCCTTTATCATCATGGCGTTTTCCCCCTTATTCTTAAAATGGTAAGGCCCCAGAAAAGCCCGTTTGAAAGAAAAGAAATTGACTGGCCCAAAATCACTTTAATCGTCCCAGTCTATAATGAAGAAAATACCATTGCCGAAAAAATCATAAATACAGCCTGTCTGGATTACCCTGCTGATAAACTTAAGCTCCTCATTGCCTGTGATGGTTGCACGGATCAAAGTGTTGAAACAGCTCGTCACACCCTTGATATGGCAGAAGCGGCTAACCTCAATGCCAATATTCTGGATTTTAAAGAAAATCGTGGCAAAGTCGCCGCACTCAATGACGCGATTGCCCAAACCAATGGCGACCTTATTGCCTTAAGTGACTGCTCCAGCATCCTCTCATTAGACGCGATTAAACGCATGGCACGTCATTTTGATGATCCCCATATCGGTGTTGTCGGTGGCACCTATCAATTTGCACAGTGCGGCGATCCAGCCGAACAAAACTATTGGACCTATCAACGTGCCATCAAAAAAGGCGAAGCCCACTTCGGTGCCCCAATGGGCATGCATGGGGCCTTTTATGGTTTTCGAAAGTCCCTGTCTCGTCCCTTGGCTGCTTATATTATCAATGATGATTTCATCCTGCCCATGAAGATCGTCGCCCAAGGCTATCGCGCTATTTATGATGAAAAAATCTGCGCTGTTGAAACGGAACAAACCACAGAGCAAATGAACTGGAAACGCCGTGTGCGCATTTCAGCCGGTAATGTTCAACAAGCCCTTCTTTGCGCAGACCTGCTCAATCCCAAAAGCCCCGGCATCGCTTTTTGCTTTTTTTCTGGCAAATTCCTGCGGGCCTGGATGCCGTTTATTCTCTTAAGTGTTTTCCTGCTCAGTGGTTTTGCAGCACTTGAACACACTTTTTATCTTGCCTTTTTCAGCCTACAACTGACTGGACTTGGCGTGATCTCTCTTCCGATATTGAAATCAAAGCTCATTCTCACCCTACGTTACATCATCGTTGGTCATCTAGCCGGACTTGTTGGCGCCCTGAAATATCTCCTCGGTCTGGAGAAAGGCGCCTGGAAACGTGCGTGCTCATAA